The genome window GATCTCCCCGGTGACATTGGAGGCACCGGTGACGCACACCAGCGCCGGCCCGAACGGGTCGCGTCCGGCGAGCGCGGTCTCCAGGGTGGCGACGGCCTGCTCGGGCGTCCGGGGCGCGTCCAGGTAGGTCACCCGCGCGTCCCGCCAGGGCAGCAGCGAGGCGTGGTGCTCGGTCTCGAAGACGAAGACCTGGCAGTCGGCGGGGAGGGCGGCGGCGAGGAGGTTCAGCGAGTCGGTGGTCGACCGGGTGAACACGACCTGGTCGCCGTCCCGGCAGTCGAGGAACTCGGCGACGGTCCTCCGGGCGTTCTCGAAGAGGTCCGTCGACAGCTGCGAGAGGTACCCGGCGCCCCGGTGCACGCTCCCGTAGTACGGCGCGTACGCCGCCACGTCGTCCCAGACGCGCTGCAGGGCCGGGGCGCTGGCCGCGTAGTCGAGGGCGGCGTAGGTGACCTCGCCGCCGGTGACGAGCGGGACGGTGACATCTCGCCCCAGAACGGACAACGGGGCACAAACGGACTGGTCGGCGGCAGCGGTGAAGACGGACATGGCGAACTCCCGTGAGAGGCATGCGCGAAGGAAGGGAAGGGCGCATGTGGAGGAAAGAGAGAAGGGTGCGCGGAGGCGGGGCTCGGCGGCCCTATCGCATTCGCTTGCTCACGGAAGACTCCCTCGTAACCGCGCTTGCCGTAGACCTCGCTGCCTATGGCCCGGTCTTCACCCGGGGCACCCCGCCACGGACGGAGGGTTGCCGGACAGCCAGCCGGGGCTATGGGCTGTCACTCATGACCTGTCGAAAACCTACGTGAAGTGATCGTCGCGCCGCAACTTGTGTCCGGATGTTGGGCGGGTGCGGGCCGGTGGGGGCCGGTGGGGGCCGGTGGGGCTTCTCGCGCAGCCCCGGCTTTTCAGGGGCGCGGGGAACTGCGCGACCAGCCCCCACGCACCCGCACCCGCACCCGCACCCGCACCCGCACCCGCACCCGCACCCGCAGAACTACCGGTTCGTCGCCGCGACCCACCGCTCAAGGGCCCGCCGAGCCGCCCCGGAATCGATCGACTCCGCCGCCTTCGCCATCCCGTCCCGCAGCTGCTCCGCGAGCGACGCGGATGTCGGGTCCAACGCCACCAGCGCCGCCGCCGAGTTGAGCAGGACCGCATCCCGCACGGGACCGGTCTCCCCACCCAGCAACCGCCGCGCGACATCCGCGTTGAAGGACGCGTCGGCCCCCCGCAGCGCCTCCACGGGCACCAGCTCCAGGCCGACGTCACGCGGGTCGAACGCCTCTTCCGTCACCTTGCCGTCCCGGACGACCCACACCCGCGACGTCGCCGTGGTCGTCAGTTCGTCCAGGCCGTCGTCGCCGCGGAAGACCAGTGACGAGTTGCCGCGCTCGGCGAGGACACCGGCCATGATGGGCGCCATCCGGGGGTCGGCGACACCGACCGCCTGGGCCCGCACCTTCGCCGGGTTCGCCAGCGGCCCCAGCGCGTTGAAGACGGTCCGGATGCCCAACTGCCCGCGCGCGGCG of Streptomyces phaeolivaceus contains these proteins:
- the trpD gene encoding anthranilate phosphoribosyltransferase encodes the protein MSAVTPAGGDTAAGRSWPTVLNALLSGQDQDAGATFWAMDQIMRGEATDAQIAGFVVALRAKGETVDEITGLVEALYEHANVIEVSGKTVDIVGTGGDGAKTVNISTMSSIVVAGTGAKVVKHGNRAASSASGASDVLEKLGVNLELTPKRVAEVAEEAGITFCFAVKFHPALRHVAAARGQLGIRTVFNALGPLANPAKVRAQAVGVADPRMAPIMAGVLAERGNSSLVFRGDDGLDELTTTATSRVWVVRDGKVTEEAFDPRDVGLELVPVEALRGADASFNADVARRLLGGETGPVRDAVLLNSAAALVALDPTSASLAEQLRDGMAKAAESIDSGAARRALERWVAATNR